The sequence below is a genomic window from Mugil cephalus isolate CIBA_MC_2020 chromosome 14, CIBA_Mcephalus_1.1, whole genome shotgun sequence.
GCAGTGACCCAGGGTGGTGAGAGTGTGTTTGAGCCAACCTTCCTCTCTGACCAGGGCGGTGACGACGGGCTGGGCACGCACGCAGCCCCCCAGAGCCTGCAGAGCCAACCTCCAGAGCTCCGCGGCCTCGTCCCAGCTCTCCTCCCAGCTTGGGCTCACCTTAACCGGACCGGGGCCGGAGCTGGAGTCCAGGGCGCCGCGGAGGAAGCGAAGGGCCGCGGAGAAGAAACGCCTCTGGCCTGCTTCCACCGAgcctggaaaataaaataaaaaaaaaagatgaggaagaagaagaattaattggataaataataattattaactaAATGCTACAAATGCCCCagtgcaaagaaacaaaacatatccCTGGTCTCATCTATGACCACAAGGGGGcagacaaacataaaaaacaaatgccacCAATCTCATCCCTCCCATAATCTTGCAGACAATACGCAAGTACCTGACTACTGGACTCCAAATCTAATATTTATCcacctttatttgttttcttttgggtTTAGTGTACCCAGGTCATTAACTATGTACACTCAGTGTCTACCAACTGGTAGAGAGCAGTTGCACAACAGCTGGCATATTGGGAGATTTTGATGcatatttgtttatgtttttaggAGCAAAGCTAAAGATCTGCATCAGCTGTGCAGCACTTCCTCTTGTGTGTCACAAAAAGATGCCTGATCTCTAatctcactggtgttttttttttcacagaactTAATATTTGTTAATCTGCACAAGGATAGCAAATAATATTAGTAAGAGCCAATTTACATTTTCTGAAGTTAATCCTGTGCCAAgtcagcggcagcagcagcagaacttCAAAATGTGTCAGTGACACTGACGAGCACTAAACAATGTAAGTGTGAGGAATTAAAACTAGTTTTACCTGAAGACGCTGACTTCAGTCTCCCAATCATCAGCCCCAAAGTGCAGCAGTTTGCTGCCAGGACCAGGAGGCGGGGTTTATGCACCAATACAGGAAGTGCTTCACTCAGAAGGGCCTCGAGGGTTCTGAAACATGGGTCTTTTCTAGAAAACAAGAAGTTGTACAACACTGTTGTACTTAATGcaaggagagaaaggaaagatACCTGGAAAAGAATTAAAGAGTATTTCCAAAAAGCTACCTGACTCTCTCTGGCTCCGTAACGGTGAAGTTAAGGAGGGCTGAGCAGGCCGTCTCCATGCTGGGATCTCCCGATGACGCCGCGCCGCTTTTCCCCTTCAGAGAGGTCCAGCTCTGAGACAGGaagtccaccagcagagccGGGGTGTCGAGGGTGAGCAGCACCTTCCTGGGACCTTCCTCCGCCGACAGGTGGCACAGAGCTGGGAGGAGATACCTGCAGAGCGGAAGGGATTACACTTTCAAAGCCGGCGCTGGGAGAGTTGAACGCGTGTTTTCAGAAGCTACGGACTCATCTTTACCTCAGAGCCTCTCTGCCCGTCCAGGCTCCTCGCTCCACGGTGACGGACATCTGGGCCATCCAGTCAGAGAGACCCTGCTCCGAGCCCCCGCCCTGCAGGTGACTCCGGCTGTAGTCGATCAGGAACGGCAACAGTCCGGTCACTTCCTCCTTCAGGCAGGACGTCTCCTCGGCCAGCCATGAGCACAGGGAACGGAATGTGGCGAAGACGAAAGGGTCGCCGTAGCGACTCGGATCCACCTGGGAGGACGGGAGGAGTCGGTGAAGGCAGACCATTTTAGAAACGGACCAAGCTCTGATATCCAAAATGGCTTTGCTGATTAGCCGATTGGCATCTACTCCATTTAGCTACATTTGTCACCTTATTATTTCAATTACCAGAACTGGTTTACAGGCTCTGTATTAAACTACTTATCTCATAAGTCTTTATTCCTAGGAGATGCATGAACGACGAATACATTTCCAGAATCGACGACAGCATGCTTCCTGAGTATATATTAGAGTAACGCCCTCCTCTCACCTGTTGCAGGTGGTACACCAAAGCAGAGAAAGCCTCCTCCAGGACCCGGAGGACCTGCCTGCTCTGCTGCAGACTGAGGGAGGAGACGGAGCTCTGAGGAGGTGCAGAGGTCTGCGTGACTCCCGCGCTACAAGCCTGCTCTATGGCAGCCTCCATGATCCGGTAACATCCTGGGAAGAAGACGACAGATTtaaagcaaataataaaaaaaaaggttcatttgttttccattactTAGTTCAAGTTTAGTGTGAGACTTTGGaaacagagaacacacacaaacaaaagaaatgacggttaaaataaatgaggagTGTTCTTAATTGCACCGTTTCGAATAAGTACACTACCTGTGAGAGTATGCTGCAGCTCTGGGCTCAAGTCATTACCGGGCGGCTCTTCCAAACCCATCCGGACCTCCACGCAGGCCCGGTTCACCAGTAAGCAGCAGAACTTTGGCGGCCCCGCCGGCTCCCACCCGTACAAATCCAGCAGACAAGCGCTGAGGACCAGGATCGGCCCGATCTGTCTCGGCGTCAACTTCGCTTGCATCATGGGCCTCAGCACCCCCCACGTGCGGCTCACGACCTCCTTCAGCTCGTCGCTGTCCGCTCCGACTCCTGCCGGGGGCAGGAACTGCATCAGCTGGGCGCACATGTCCAGCCTGGTCTGATCTTTGGACTGAGAGAAGTCTTTGGAGAGTCTGACGAGCAGAGCGAGGAGTTCGGCGGGGTGTTTACTCCACGCTTTGTCCTTGGATTTACCCGAAAGGAGACAACCCAGCAAGGGGAGGCCCCTCTCGTGGCTGAGAGTCAGGTTCTGTTTGAGCGCTTGGCACAAAGCAGGAACTGCACCCCTGCTCAGGAGCTGGTCGGGACCCAGGGGTAAGGCGCATACAGCTGACAAAACCTGGTAGCAGTCAGAAGCCATGGCCTCGTCGAGCTTAGAAGGGTGGACGGTGTCTTGAGACGCCCCCTTTTGATTGCTGGTCTCAGTCTCTTCTGTTTTGGAGTTACATTCTGGGTCTGAAATGTCTGGACTCGTCCTAGCCTGGTCCTGTTCCGGaggttcctcttcctcttgtggGTGTGACAGGTGGCTGTTCGTTAAAATGCCCAGCAGGAGGGGGAT
It includes:
- the ncdn gene encoding neurochondrin, producing MADSVDITPVASSQPPDKEEQGRGEGGGGPPERDAGGGLTDAQREVLDRCLHALKHAKNDSHTLAALLLITRLCPANQLDKPTLRRIFEAVGLNLPARLLVTAVRGSDSSALPPHELLSLGTALLAALSTDPDMASHPQLLATIPLLLGILTNSHLSHPQEEEEPPEQDQARTSPDISDPECNSKTEETETSNQKGASQDTVHPSKLDEAMASDCYQVLSAVCALPLGPDQLLSRGAVPALCQALKQNLTLSHERGLPLLGCLLSGKSKDKAWSKHPAELLALLVRLSKDFSQSKDQTRLDMCAQLMQFLPPAGVGADSDELKEVVSRTWGVLRPMMQAKLTPRQIGPILVLSACLLDLYGWEPAGPPKFCCLLVNRACVEVRMGLEEPPGNDLSPELQHTLTGCYRIMEAAIEQACSAGVTQTSAPPQSSVSSLSLQQSRQVLRVLEEAFSALVYHLQQVDPSRYGDPFVFATFRSLCSWLAEETSCLKEEVTGLLPFLIDYSRSHLQGGGSEQGLSDWMAQMSVTVERGAWTGREALRYLLPALCHLSAEEGPRKVLLTLDTPALLVDFLSQSWTSLKGKSGAASSGDPSMETACSALLNFTVTEPERVRKDPCFRTLEALLSEALPVLVHKPRLLVLAANCCTLGLMIGRLKSASSGSVEAGQRRFFSAALRFLRGALDSSSGPGPVKVSPSWEESWDEAAELWRLALQALGGCVRAQPVVTALVREEGWLKHTLTTLGHCSALPDQHTKEALEEALCAMAEQCPVCKQEIGDMMLRNDKGALSGMRNLKKSVGVK